A genomic stretch from Glaciecola nitratireducens FR1064 includes:
- the lysS gene encoding lysine--tRNA ligase, giving the protein MSDHQQDENKLIAERRGKLAHIRENCASNGFPNQFNRKHYAQDLQTTFGEIDKETLAAQANKVSIAGRVMAKRGPFLLLQDMSGQIQSYASKDAQKDIKAKYGSLDIGDIIGVSGDLHKSGKGDLYVDMADYQLLTKALRPLPEKFHGLADQETKYRQRYVDLITNPDTRNTFKIRSQIVSGIRNFLTERQFMEVETPMLQVIPGGATAKPFTTHHNALDIGMYLRIAPELYLKRLVVGGFERVFEINRNFRNEGLSTRHNPEFTMLEFYQAYADYNDLMNLTEEMLRYLADTVMGTSVITNTVKNAEGEVVETKEYDFAQPFQRLSMGDAVLKYWPDANVAAINDPENHLPELKAMAKQLHIKEPEVDGIWGAGKYLCEIFEATAEEQLDQPTFITQYPWEVSPLARRNDDNPFVTDRFEFFVGGRELANGFSELNDSEDQASRFKKQVQEKDAGDDEAMHFDEDYITALEYGLPPTAGEGIGIDRLVMLFTDSPTIKDVILFPHMKPVSHD; this is encoded by the coding sequence ATGAGTGACCATCAGCAAGATGAAAATAAATTGATTGCCGAGCGTCGTGGCAAGTTAGCGCATATACGCGAAAACTGTGCTTCGAACGGCTTCCCGAATCAATTTAACCGTAAACACTATGCACAAGACTTGCAGACTACCTTTGGTGAAATAGACAAAGAGACCTTAGCGGCGCAAGCAAACAAGGTCAGTATTGCGGGTCGTGTGATGGCTAAACGTGGTCCATTTTTGCTACTGCAGGACATGAGTGGACAAATCCAGTCGTATGCTTCAAAAGATGCACAAAAAGACATCAAAGCTAAATATGGTTCTTTAGATATTGGCGATATTATTGGCGTCAGCGGTGACCTGCATAAATCAGGAAAAGGTGATTTATATGTGGATATGGCTGACTATCAATTGTTAACTAAAGCGCTGCGCCCGCTACCTGAAAAATTTCATGGCTTAGCGGACCAAGAGACAAAGTATCGTCAACGTTATGTTGATTTGATCACTAATCCTGACACACGCAACACATTTAAAATTCGTAGCCAAATTGTCAGTGGGATTCGTAATTTCCTAACAGAACGTCAGTTTATGGAAGTTGAAACACCGATGCTGCAAGTTATCCCTGGCGGCGCAACGGCAAAGCCATTCACAACACATCACAATGCCTTAGATATCGGGATGTACTTGCGAATCGCGCCAGAATTGTATCTAAAGCGTTTGGTTGTTGGTGGTTTCGAACGTGTATTTGAAATCAACCGCAACTTCCGTAACGAAGGTTTGTCAACGCGTCATAATCCTGAATTTACGATGCTAGAGTTTTATCAAGCCTACGCAGACTACAATGATTTGATGAACTTAACGGAAGAAATGCTGCGCTACCTTGCTGATACTGTTATGGGTACCTCGGTAATCACCAATACCGTTAAAAATGCTGAAGGTGAGGTTGTTGAAACAAAAGAATACGATTTTGCTCAGCCTTTCCAGCGTTTGAGTATGGGAGATGCGGTTCTTAAATATTGGCCTGATGCTAACGTAGCTGCGATTAATGATCCTGAGAATCACTTACCAGAGCTGAAAGCGATGGCGAAGCAACTGCACATAAAAGAGCCAGAAGTTGACGGTATCTGGGGTGCAGGTAAGTACCTTTGCGAAATATTTGAAGCGACCGCCGAAGAACAACTTGATCAACCGACATTCATCACACAATACCCGTGGGAAGTTTCTCCATTAGCACGCCGCAATGATGACAATCCATTTGTAACTGATCGGTTTGAGTTTTTTGTTGGTGGTCGAGAGTTAGCGAACGGTTTCTCGGAGCTTAATGACTCTGAAGACCAAGCGAGTCGCTTTAAAAAGCAAGTACAAGAAAAAGATGCCGGTGATGATGAAGCAATGCATTTTGACGAAGACTATATTACTGCCTTGGAATATGGCTTACCGCCGACCGCAGGAGAGGGCATAGGCATTGATAGATTGGTGATGTTGTTTACGGACAGTCCGACCATCAAAGATGTGATTTTGTTTCCACACATGAAGCCAGTATCACACGACTAA
- the prfB gene encoding peptide chain release factor 2 (programmed frameshift), which translates to MFEINPIQTAIADVRERTESLRGYLDLDVKVERLEEVSRELENPDIWNNPEQAQALGKEKVALEEVVLTIQKLTQGTEDVEGLLELAVEAEDEDTLNDAEAELKDLTLALEKLEFRRMFSGPNDANDGYLDIQSGSGGTEAQDWANMLLRMYLRWGEAHGFKTELIELSDGDVAGIKSATIRFGGEYAFGWLRTETGVHRLVRKSPFDSGSRRHTSFASAFAYPEVSDDIEIEINPADLRIDTYRASGAGGQHVNRTDSAVRITHLPTNIVVQCQNDRSQHKNKDQAFKQLKAKLYEYELQKQNAEKQALEDGKSDIGWGSQIRSYVLDDSRIKDLRTGVETRNTQAVLDGDLDKFIEASLKSGL; encoded by the exons ATGTTCGAAATTAATCCAATTCAAACCGCTATTGCGGATGTTCGTGAAAGAACCGAATCACTTCGGGGGTATCTT GACCTCGATGTCAAAGTAGAACGTTTAGAAGAAGTCTCAAGAGAGCTTGAAAATCCAGATATCTGGAACAATCCAGAACAGGCACAAGCCTTGGGTAAAGAAAAAGTAGCATTAGAAGAAGTCGTCCTTACTATTCAGAAACTGACGCAAGGCACAGAAGACGTTGAAGGGCTTCTTGAACTTGCGGTCGAAGCAGAAGATGAAGACACCCTAAACGACGCTGAAGCCGAATTAAAAGACTTAACGCTAGCACTTGAAAAGCTTGAGTTCAGAAGAATGTTTTCTGGCCCAAATGATGCTAACGACGGGTATTTAGATATACAGTCAGGCTCAGGCGGCACAGAAGCCCAAGATTGGGCGAACATGCTTTTACGCATGTATTTACGCTGGGGCGAGGCACACGGCTTTAAAACGGAGCTTATTGAGTTGTCCGATGGCGATGTTGCGGGTATTAAAAGCGCAACAATTCGTTTCGGAGGGGAATACGCCTTTGGATGGTTGCGCACCGAAACCGGCGTTCATCGTTTGGTTCGCAAGTCGCCGTTCGACTCCGGCAGTCGCCGCCATACATCTTTCGCATCGGCATTCGCCTATCCGGAAGTCAGTGACGACATTGAGATTGAAATTAATCCTGCTGACCTTCGTATTGACACGTATCGCGCATCAGGCGCAGGGGGACAGCACGTGAACAGGACCGACTCTGCCGTGCGAATAACCCATTTACCAACGAATATTGTTGTGCAGTGTCAAAATGATCGGTCGCAGCATAAGAATAAAGATCAGGCATTTAAACAGTTGAAAGCCAAACTTTATGAATATGAACTGCAAAAACAAAACGCAGAGAAACAAGCTTTAGAAGACGGAAAGTCAGATATTGGCTGGGGCAGTCAAATACGCTCTTATGTATTGGATGACTCTCGCATCAAGGACCTGCGCACTGGCGTTGAAACTAGAAATACACAAGCCGTACTAGACGGTGATTTAGATAAATTCATTGAAGCCAGCTTAAAGTCTGGCCTTTAG
- a CDS encoding NADPH-dependent FMN reductase: MPKILAFAGSGRKNSYNFSIAKCAAEGANVDGVEVTVIDMSEFDMPIFNEDLEAEKGMPVNAKKFKQLLMSHDGFIIGNPEYNSGYSALIKNAIDWASRMEDGEKPLQAFKGKYAAIIAASPGGLGGIRGLVPLRMLLGNIGMHVLPNQLAVSGVAKLVDENHNVVDEKTQKNLHGIGRSLAETLLQAAK, encoded by the coding sequence ATGCCAAAAATACTCGCATTCGCCGGCAGTGGCCGCAAAAACTCATATAACTTTAGTATTGCCAAATGTGCAGCTGAAGGCGCTAATGTAGATGGCGTTGAGGTTACCGTCATTGATATGTCAGAGTTCGATATGCCTATTTTCAATGAGGATCTCGAAGCTGAAAAAGGCATGCCAGTAAATGCCAAAAAATTTAAGCAATTGCTTATGTCGCACGATGGTTTCATTATTGGTAATCCAGAATACAACAGCGGCTACAGCGCGTTGATAAAAAATGCGATTGACTGGGCGTCACGCATGGAAGATGGAGAGAAGCCGTTGCAAGCATTCAAGGGCAAGTATGCGGCGATTATCGCAGCTTCACCAGGTGGTCTTGGCGGAATAAGAGGATTAGTACCATTGCGCATGCTGCTTGGTAACATTGGTATGCATGTATTGCCAAATCAATTAGCAGTAAGCGGTGTTGCGAAACTGGTTGATGAAAACCACAATGTGGTAGATGAAAAAACACAAAAAAATCTACATGGAATTGGTCGCAGCTTAGCTGAAACGCTTTTGCAAGCTGCAAAATAA
- the argS gene encoding arginine--tRNA ligase → MNIHHLLSARFAQAVQAMGIQDAPIPLSRSTRPDFGEYQFNGAMALAKQLKQKPRDIAEQILANVKLDDVASKLEIAGPGFINIHLKNEWLSAWCERALQDSKLTIEPHESKTIVVDYSSPNLAKEMHVGHLRSTIIGDAVVNVLEYLGHHVIRQNHMGDWGTQFGMLLAHLNDKLKSSSVAETALSDLEDFYREAKVRFDNEAGFADRARDYVVQLQGGDAACLKLWQQFIDISIQHSEEVYKKLNVSLKREHIMGESSYNPDLVNVLADLTEKGIVVEDQGAKVVFIPEMSNKDGDPAVYIVQKSGGGYLYATTDLAAIRYRANQLHAQRTLIFTDNRQALHFKQTEIVARKAGYLAESDSYEHCPFGMMLGKDNKPFKTRSGETIKLSDLLDEAIERAEVLISQRESSLSADAKKQVAATVGIGAVKYADLSKNRTTDYIFDWDTMLSFEGNTAPYLQYAYTRVKSIFRNAKQDMDTYQASVSVASVQEHDLVVKLMQFDEVLEAVCKEATPHIMCTYLYEVASLFMRFYEANPVLKPQVSEEDRSSRLGLCALTAKTLKVGLEILGIDTLEAM, encoded by the coding sequence ATGAATATTCATCATTTACTCAGCGCTAGATTCGCCCAAGCTGTTCAGGCAATGGGTATCCAAGATGCTCCTATTCCATTGAGTAGAAGCACAAGACCCGACTTTGGCGAATACCAATTTAACGGGGCAATGGCGCTAGCAAAGCAATTAAAGCAAAAGCCGCGTGATATAGCTGAACAAATTCTTGCCAACGTTAAATTGGACGACGTAGCGAGTAAACTTGAAATTGCTGGCCCAGGTTTTATCAATATTCATTTAAAGAATGAATGGTTGTCAGCGTGGTGTGAACGTGCACTTCAAGATAGCAAGCTAACGATAGAACCACACGAGAGCAAAACCATTGTGGTTGATTACTCTTCACCAAATTTAGCAAAAGAAATGCATGTCGGTCACCTAAGAAGCACGATCATCGGTGATGCTGTAGTCAATGTTCTAGAGTATTTAGGACACCACGTGATCCGTCAGAATCACATGGGTGATTGGGGAACACAGTTTGGCATGTTGCTTGCGCACTTAAATGATAAATTGAAAAGTTCCTCTGTTGCAGAAACTGCACTTTCTGATTTAGAAGATTTTTACCGTGAAGCGAAAGTCAGGTTTGATAACGAAGCCGGTTTTGCCGATCGCGCTCGCGATTATGTGGTTCAACTGCAAGGAGGCGATGCAGCTTGTCTGAAGCTTTGGCAGCAGTTTATTGATATTTCAATTCAGCACAGCGAAGAAGTGTATAAAAAGCTAAATGTGAGTCTTAAGCGTGAGCATATTATGGGTGAGAGTAGTTACAACCCAGACTTAGTGAATGTGTTAGCAGACTTAACTGAAAAAGGTATTGTGGTTGAAGACCAAGGTGCAAAAGTCGTATTTATTCCTGAAATGTCGAATAAAGACGGCGACCCTGCGGTGTATATTGTGCAAAAGTCGGGCGGTGGTTACCTTTATGCTACTACCGATTTAGCAGCCATTCGCTATCGTGCAAATCAACTACATGCACAACGAACGTTGATATTTACAGATAACAGACAAGCATTACACTTTAAACAAACTGAAATTGTAGCGCGCAAGGCTGGTTATTTAGCTGAAAGCGACAGCTATGAGCATTGTCCATTTGGCATGATGCTTGGAAAAGACAACAAACCCTTCAAAACTCGCTCAGGAGAGACTATAAAGCTGTCTGACTTACTAGATGAAGCGATTGAAAGAGCAGAGGTGCTAATTAGCCAGCGCGAGTCAAGTTTAAGTGCCGACGCCAAAAAGCAAGTAGCTGCTACTGTCGGAATTGGCGCAGTGAAATACGCTGACCTAAGTAAAAACCGCACAACGGATTATATCTTTGACTGGGACACGATGCTCAGCTTCGAAGGTAACACAGCACCTTATTTACAGTATGCTTATACGCGTGTGAAAAGTATCTTTAGAAACGCTAAGCAAGATATGGACACTTACCAAGCCTCTGTCTCAGTCGCTTCAGTTCAAGAGCATGATTTAGTGGTTAAACTTATGCAATTTGATGAAGTACTTGAAGCCGTTTGTAAGGAAGCGACACCGCATATTATGTGTACCTATTTATATGAAGTAGCAAGCTTGTTTATGCGCTTCTACGAGGCTAATCCTGTGTTGAAACCGCAGGTCAGTGAAGAAGATAGGAGCAGCCGCTTAGGTTTATGTGCACTAACGGCAAAAACGCTCAAAGTCGGTTTAGAAATTTTGGGGATCGACACCTTAGAAGCAATGTAG
- the prfC gene encoding peptide chain release factor 3 translates to MSYQSEIEKRRTFAIISHPDAGKTTITEKVLLFGNALQIAGTIKGKKSGQHAKSDWMEMEKERGISVTTSVMQFPYKDHLVNLLDTPGHEDFSEDTYRTLTAVDSCLMVIDAAKGVEARTIKLMEVTRLRDTPIITFINKLDRDTRDPIDLLDEVEDILKIKCAPITWPIGMGKEFKGVYHLLRDETILYKSGQGHTIQAARSIKGLHNPDLDAAIGVYAEELRDMLELVRGASHEYDHEAFLAGELTPVFFGTALGNFGVDHMLDGLIKWAPKPQGREHDLGRVDSSDKSFSGFVFKIQANMDPKHRDRIAFCRVVSGKYEKGMKMHHSRIGKDVRVADAVTFFAGDRSLLIDAYAGDIIGLHNHGSIKIGDTFTSGEKYRFTGIPNFAPELFKRIRLRDPLKQKQLQKGLIQLSEEGAVQVFRPLQNNDLIVGAVGVLQFDVVVARLKAEYNVDAIYEGVAVATARWVYCDDARKLDEFRRKAEVNLALDGGDNLAYIAPTMVNLSLAQERHPDIEFKTTREH, encoded by the coding sequence ATGAGTTACCAAAGTGAGATAGAGAAACGTCGTACTTTCGCGATTATTTCTCACCCCGATGCGGGTAAAACCACTATTACAGAAAAAGTATTATTGTTCGGAAATGCCTTACAGATTGCGGGTACGATCAAAGGTAAAAAGTCTGGACAACATGCGAAATCCGATTGGATGGAAATGGAGAAAGAGCGGGGCATCTCGGTAACTACATCGGTTATGCAGTTTCCATATAAAGATCACTTGGTGAACTTACTCGATACTCCAGGGCACGAAGACTTTTCCGAAGATACATACCGGACGTTAACTGCGGTAGATAGCTGTTTGATGGTTATTGATGCAGCAAAAGGCGTTGAGGCTCGAACGATAAAGCTCATGGAGGTTACTCGTTTACGCGATACTCCAATCATCACGTTTATCAATAAGCTGGATCGCGATACAAGAGATCCAATCGACTTGTTAGATGAAGTAGAAGATATCCTGAAAATCAAATGTGCCCCTATTACTTGGCCAATCGGCATGGGTAAAGAGTTCAAGGGCGTTTATCATCTATTGCGTGACGAAACGATTCTATACAAGTCGGGTCAAGGTCATACTATTCAAGCGGCAAGAAGCATCAAAGGGCTACACAACCCGGATCTTGATGCTGCGATAGGTGTCTACGCTGAAGAACTACGAGATATGTTGGAACTCGTGCGAGGAGCTTCTCATGAATACGATCATGAGGCTTTTTTAGCTGGCGAACTAACGCCGGTTTTCTTTGGCACAGCACTCGGTAACTTCGGCGTTGACCATATGCTCGATGGCCTCATTAAATGGGCACCGAAGCCACAGGGCAGAGAGCATGATTTAGGTCGTGTTGACAGCAGCGATAAGAGCTTTAGTGGTTTTGTGTTTAAAATCCAAGCAAATATGGACCCTAAGCATCGCGATAGAATTGCGTTCTGCCGTGTTGTTTCAGGCAAGTATGAAAAAGGCATGAAAATGCATCACAGTCGCATCGGTAAAGATGTTCGTGTAGCGGATGCAGTCACCTTTTTCGCTGGTGACAGAAGCCTGCTTATAGATGCGTATGCTGGCGACATCATCGGTTTACATAATCATGGTTCTATCAAAATTGGTGACACATTCACTTCGGGTGAAAAGTATCGCTTTACCGGTATCCCTAATTTTGCTCCAGAATTATTTAAGCGTATTCGATTACGCGACCCCCTAAAGCAAAAGCAATTGCAGAAAGGTTTGATACAACTTTCTGAAGAAGGGGCAGTGCAGGTATTTAGGCCATTGCAGAATAACGATTTAATTGTTGGTGCCGTCGGTGTGCTGCAGTTTGACGTGGTGGTTGCCAGACTCAAGGCCGAATATAACGTAGATGCAATATATGAAGGTGTCGCTGTTGCCACAGCGCGCTGGGTGTATTGCGATGACGCACGCAAGTTAGACGAGTTTAGGCGCAAAGCAGAAGTGAACTTAGCCTTAGATGGCGGCGATAATTTGGCTTACATTGCGCCAACGATGGTCAACTTGTCTCTAGCGCAAGAGCGTCATCCAGACATTGAATTTAAAACCACCAGAGAACATTAG
- the rimI gene encoding ribosomal protein S18-alanine N-acetyltransferase, with protein MVVISAFNEADIAEAYRIFKTSRPNPWTYSTFEKSALNDFSLVAKENNNIVGYVLLSSVLDESTIEDITVDTQHRNKGIARKLMEASFDLAGKMQQQSIFLEVRFSNNAAINLYRSVGFELIGERKNYYDTAVAIDSTTQATQKNAPAAPRENAYVMKKVL; from the coding sequence ATGGTCGTAATATCTGCGTTCAACGAGGCAGATATCGCGGAGGCTTACCGCATTTTTAAAACGAGCAGGCCAAATCCATGGACATACAGCACGTTCGAAAAAAGTGCGCTAAATGACTTTTCCTTAGTCGCTAAAGAAAATAATAATATTGTTGGTTATGTGTTGTTATCAAGCGTGCTAGATGAGAGCACTATTGAAGATATTACGGTAGACACTCAGCATCGAAATAAGGGAATAGCCAGAAAGTTAATGGAAGCTAGTTTTGATTTGGCCGGCAAGATGCAGCAGCAGTCGATATTTCTCGAGGTCCGATTCAGCAACAACGCTGCTATCAATCTTTATCGTTCAGTGGGCTTTGAACTCATCGGTGAACGTAAAAATTATTACGACACTGCAGTAGCTATCGACAGCACCACGCAAGCCACCCAGAAAAACGCGCCCGCCGCTCCTAGAGAAAATGCTTACGTTATGAAGAAAGTCTTGTAA
- a CDS encoding phosphotransferase: MRLLKLPLGLTDDAIMYPLSGGAINHTYHLSDDSKEFLVKEFQGEDSLCIDRQERFDLQLRLSQKGLAPKPIYLSIETGIYVEQWIKQHRSQMLLFFDELHINSLATALTRVHNSKVIAKVVDLPRQWHQYLTSLANPPSFLVDEVTRATEKWIESMESAPKEQAFCHNDLVWAHLCIPTKIILDWEYAGMGSRYFDLLSCAKVNAFDTQQHDLLLTAYAKQNNIPINEVYEGCSKQAGFIELTYKLWYQALGLTPKI; the protein is encoded by the coding sequence ATGAGGCTTTTAAAATTGCCTCTTGGCTTAACTGACGATGCAATTATGTATCCATTGTCGGGCGGCGCTATAAATCATACTTACCACTTAAGCGATGATTCTAAAGAGTTTTTGGTAAAAGAGTTTCAAGGTGAGGATTCTCTTTGCATCGATCGCCAAGAACGCTTTGATCTTCAATTACGTCTTTCACAGAAGGGTTTGGCACCAAAGCCAATTTACCTATCAATAGAAACCGGTATCTACGTTGAGCAATGGATAAAACAGCATAGAAGCCAAATGTTGTTGTTTTTTGATGAGCTACACATAAACTCACTAGCGACAGCATTAACGCGTGTCCACAACAGTAAGGTGATAGCGAAAGTCGTTGATTTGCCCAGACAGTGGCATCAATATTTGACGTCACTAGCAAATCCACCAAGCTTCTTAGTTGATGAGGTTACTAGAGCAACGGAAAAGTGGATAGAGAGCATGGAGTCGGCTCCAAAAGAACAGGCTTTTTGTCATAATGACCTTGTTTGGGCGCACCTATGCATTCCGACAAAAATTATTCTTGATTGGGAATATGCTGGCATGGGGAGTCGTTATTTTGACCTACTTTCATGCGCCAAAGTTAATGCTTTCGACACGCAACAGCACGATTTATTGTTGACGGCTTACGCTAAACAAAACAACATTCCGATCAACGAGGTTTATGAAGGCTGCTCAAAACAGGCCGGTTTTATCGAATTGACTTACAAGCTGTGGTACCAAGCGCTTGGTTTAACGCCTAAAATTTAG
- the pnuC gene encoding nicotinamide riboside transporter PnuC, with amino-acid sequence MTEFFNVAVQQFQQQSLLELLAVVLAILYVILAARQNIWCWPCAFIGTGIYVYLFWEVTLVFQMLLNFYYILMAVVGFLSWKEGKDKSSLPVTRMDLKIHLLLVIFGCATTILLTKIGNQWFTGDWVWLDAATAVFSVIATVMTARKKIDNWIYWLIVNPASAYLMYQSGLYLTCLLMFFYTAMSVYGFLNWRKDLR; translated from the coding sequence GTGACTGAGTTTTTTAATGTAGCAGTTCAGCAGTTCCAGCAGCAGAGTCTGCTGGAGCTGCTCGCCGTTGTGCTCGCTATTTTATACGTTATTTTAGCGGCTAGACAAAATATATGGTGTTGGCCCTGCGCATTTATCGGTACAGGGATTTACGTTTATTTATTTTGGGAAGTTACCTTAGTTTTTCAAATGCTGCTAAATTTCTATTATATCTTGATGGCAGTGGTTGGTTTTTTGAGTTGGAAGGAAGGCAAAGATAAATCGTCACTGCCCGTCACTCGCATGGACCTTAAAATACATCTCTTGTTAGTGATTTTTGGCTGTGCTACTACAATACTGCTAACTAAGATTGGCAATCAGTGGTTTACGGGAGATTGGGTCTGGTTAGATGCAGCTACGGCAGTGTTTTCCGTGATAGCAACGGTAATGACGGCGCGTAAAAAAATAGACAATTGGATTTATTGGTTAATTGTTAATCCTGCAAGTGCTTACCTTATGTACCAAAGTGGGCTGTATTTAACTTGCTTATTAATGTTCTTTTATACTGCGATGTCAGTTTACGGCTTTTTAAATTGGCGCAAAGATTTAAGATGA
- a CDS encoding YkoF family thiamine/hydroxymethylpyrimidine-binding protein, whose amino-acid sequence MKLVVDISLYPLNEKYIAPIKAFIDRLNEDTGLETSTSAASTIISGDYEHVMSVLGKEMKRTYMETGQAVFVCKFLNGDKMGSGV is encoded by the coding sequence ATGAAGCTCGTTGTTGATATCTCATTGTATCCACTCAATGAAAAGTATATTGCACCTATAAAAGCCTTTATAGATAGACTAAATGAAGATACAGGGCTTGAAACCAGCACATCTGCCGCTAGCACGATTATTAGCGGTGATTACGAACACGTCATGTCAGTGTTAGGCAAGGAGATGAAGCGCACTTACATGGAAACTGGTCAAGCAGTGTTTGTTTGTAAATTTTTAAATGGAGACAAAATGGGCTCAGGTGTGTGA